One region of Arthrobacter sp. StoSoilB22 genomic DNA includes:
- a CDS encoding DNA starvation/stationary phase protection protein: MKASQQLADNLQIVLTDLIELQLQGKQAHWNIVGPNFRDLHLQLDELVVATREFADDTAERMRALHALPDGRSATIAKGTRLEEFPAGLVNTKNAVKLVTDRVERAVQTMRDVHDEVDEEDPTTADLLHAFISRLEQLVWMINAEIMNAGAAVTDPDEA, from the coding sequence ATGAAAGCGTCACAGCAGCTTGCAGACAACCTTCAGATCGTCTTGACGGACCTTATTGAGCTACAGCTTCAAGGAAAGCAGGCGCACTGGAACATCGTGGGGCCGAACTTCCGCGATCTTCACCTCCAGCTGGACGAGCTGGTAGTGGCTACACGCGAGTTCGCTGACGACACCGCCGAGCGTATGCGAGCCCTCCACGCACTCCCGGATGGCCGCAGTGCCACCATCGCCAAGGGCACTCGCCTGGAGGAATTCCCGGCAGGACTGGTCAACACCAAGAACGCCGTCAAGCTGGTCACCGACCGCGTTGAGCGCGCAGTCCAGACCATGCGCGATGTCCATGACGAAGTGGACGAGGAAGACCCCACGACGGCGGACCTTCTGCACGCTTTCATCTCCCGCCTTGAGCAGCTGGTATGGATGATCAACGCCGAAATCATGAACGCCGGCGCCGCCGTGACGGATC